From the Anaeromyxobacter dehalogenans 2CP-1 genome, the window CGTCCATCGACGCGACCGGCACCGCCACCGTGACCGCGATCTCGGCGAACGAGATCCGTGGGTCGCTCGACCTCACCTTCACGGACGGCGGCACGCTGAAGGGGCCGTTCGTCGCGCAGAAGTGCGCCGTCACCTACGACGCGTGCGACCCGGCGCCGCCCGTCTGCAACGGCACGCCGACCTGCAACTGAGGCCGCTTGATCGCGCTCGCCGCCGCGCTCGCCCTCGCGCTCGCGCCGGGCGCCGCGGCCGCGGAGGAGCCCGGGCCGTTCCTGGGCGAGGGGACCCGCTGGGCGGACCTCCCGGTGGTCCGGCGCGTCCTGCTCGACGTGGTGGCGATCCCGGCCGACGCGCCGCGCTGGAGCGCACCGGACGCGGCCGGGCTCGCGGTCGCGCTCGGCGCGGGGCTGGCGCTCATGTGGCCCGCCCACCCGTCGGCCGACGTTCGGCTCGACCGCTGGATCACCCGCGAGCTGAACCCGCACCTGCCGCTGGTCTGGAACGACGTGGTGCAGCCCGCGCTGTGGGGCGGGATCGCGGTGGGCGGCCTCGGGACGTGGTGGCTCGCGACCGCCCGCGGCGACGCCCACCTCGCGCAAGGGTGCTCGCTCATGGCGGAGGCGCTCACGGTGGCGCAGGCGTATCACGTGTCGGTGAAGCTGCTCGTCGGACGCGAGGGACCGCACGACGGCGCGGGCGAGGGCCGCGTGCTCGGCCCGCGCGCCTCGCTCCGGCTCTACCCCTCCGGCACCCCCTCCGGCCACGCCGCCACGCTGTACTCGCTGCTCTCCGCGGGGACGGCGTACTTCGAGCCGCCGCTCGCGGCGCAGCTCGGGCTGCACGCGCTGGCGGGCGGGCTGGTGGCGTTCCACGTCATCGACCACCGCCACTTCCTCTCCGACTCGCTGCTCGGCTCGGTGCTGGGCTGGTCGGTGGGGCGATGGGTGGTGCTGCACCGGCGCTCCGACCCGGACGCGCCGCCCTCTCGCGGCGGGTCGTCCCTCGCGCTCGTGCCGCTGCCGCTGCCGTCCGGCGCGGGGCTGGCGCTCGCCGGCACGCTCTAGTCCCCCCGGACCGGGACCCGTCCGTCGGCGCCGCTCGGCCCGGCCCCGCCCACGCGCTGCGCCACTGCCCGCGCGGGCGGTGCCGCCCGGGCCGCCCACGCGCCGCGCCGTGGCGCGAGGCGCATCGTTCGGTGCGGAGGGAACGTTTGCCCGACTCGATCCTCGCCCGAGCGCGCCCGCTCATGGCCGCGCGCCTCGCCGGCGCCGCGCTCACCTTCGCGGTCCCGCTGGTGCTGGCGCGCGTGCTGGTGCCCGCCTCCTACGGGACGTTCAAGCAGGCCTGGCTGCTCTCCCAGACGCTCGCGCTGGTGCTGCCGCTCGGGCTCACCCAGAGCCTCTACTACTTCGTCCCGCGCGACCCCGCCCGGCGCGACCGCTACGTGGCGCAGACCGCCTGGGCGCTCCTCGCGGTGGGGGCCGCGTCGGCGGTGCTGCTGCTCCTGGCGCGCCCCTGGGTGGCGGCGCACTTCGAGAACCCCGAGCTCACCCGCAACCTGCCCTGGGTGGCCGCGTTCACCGCGTTCACGGTGGCGGGCGCGCCGCTCGACGTCGCCTGGAACGCCACCGGGCGCATCGGCGCGGCGGCGCTGGCGCGCGTCGCCACCGAGGGCGGCCGCGGCGCCGCCATGGTGGCGGGCGCGCTCCTGTGGCGCTCGGTGGAGGGCGTGTTCGCCGGGATCGCGCTCGCCACCGCGGCGCGCGCCGCGCTCTCGCTGTGGCTCCTGGCGCGGCGCCACGGGCTGCGCGGCGACCTCGCGCTGCTCCGGCGCCAGGTGGCGTACGCGCTGCCGTTCGGGCTCGCGTTCGTGCTCATCGTGCCGCAGCAGCAGTGGCACCAGTACGCCGTCGCCGCCGCGGTGAGCGCGGCCGCGTTCGCGGTGTACAGCGTGGGGACGTTCCAGCTCCCGGTGGTGGACGTGCTGTACACGCCGGTGTCGGAGCTGCTGCAGATCGGCCTCGCCGAGCACGAGGGCGCCGGCCGGCCGCCGCGGGCGGGGCTGGCGCTGTTCCACGAGGCGGTGCTGCAGCTCTCCTTCGCGTTCGTGCCGCTGGCCGGCCTGCTGGCGGTGGCGGCGCCGGTGCTGGTGCCGTTCCTGTTCTCGCCGCGGTACGCCGCCGCGGTGCCCATCTTCCGGCTGGCCACCGGCTCGGTGCTGCTCGCGGCGCTGCCGCTCGACGGCGTGATGCGGGCCCGGGCGCAGAACCGGTTCATGCTCGCGCTCTCCGCCGGGAAGCTCGGCGCCACCGCCGCGCTGGTCGCGGGCGGCCTCGCGCTCCTCGGCCCCATCGGCGCGCTCGCCGGCTGGACCGCGGCCGAGGCGGCCGCGCGCGCCGCCATGCTCGTGCGCACCGCCCAGCTGTTCGAGGCGCCGCTCCGCCAGGCGCTGCCGGTCCGGGCGCTGGCCCGCCAGGCGGCGGCGACCGCCGTGGCCGCGCCCGCCGCCTGGGTGGCGCTGAACGCGCTCGCCGCGCCGCCGTTCTTCCGGCTCGCCGCCTGCGGCCTGGCCTTCGCCGCCGCCTACCTGGGCGTCTCGTGGGCGTTCGGCTGGCTGCCCGCCGGCTGGGTGAGCCTCTTCCGCGCGCGGCGGGCCGGACGGACGCCCGCAGCGCCCCCGGAGAGCGCGTGAGCGCCGGCCGGCCGGGTCCCGACCCGCGCCCGGGGTCGCCGCGCCGCCCGGCGCTGCCCACGTCCCCTCGCATGCGGCCTCGCGCCCTCGCCCTCGTCCTCCCTGCCGCGGTGCTCGCCGCGCTGACGCTCGCCCGCCTGCCCGCCGCCTGGGAGAGCGGGAACGCGCTCAACCACGTCTCGGGCGCCTGGATGGCGCTCGCCGACGACCTCGCGCACGGCACGTTCTACCGCCCGCTCGCCTCGGCGGAGCTGGGCTATGGCGGCACCCGCTTCTTCCCGCTCGCGTTCGCGCTGCACGCCGGGCTGCTGCGCCTGGGCGCGCCGCTGCTCCCCGCCGGCTACGCGCTCTCCCTCGCCGCGGGCGCGCTGCTGGTGGTGGGCGGCTTCCTCCTGGCGCGGCGCATGGGGCTGGCCCGCGCGCCCGCGGCGGCGTTCGCCGCGCTCGCGCTGGCGGGCTTCGCCGGGCAGCACGCGCTCTCCGCGGTGCGCGGCGACCTCCTCGCGGTGGCGCTCCAGGCGCTCGGGCTCGCGGCCACGCTCGGCTCGGATCCCGACGCGGACGCGCCGCCGCGCCCGCGCCGCGGCCGGCTGGCGCTCGCGGCGCTCTGCTTCGTGCTCGCGTTCGCGGCGAAGCCGACCGCGCTCACCGCCCCGGCCGCCGCGGCCGCGTGGCTGGCGCTGCGCCGCGCGCCTCGGGCCGCGCTCGGCCTCGCCGCGGCCACCGCCGCCGGCGCGGCCGTGGTGACGCTCGCCACGGACCTGCTCTCCGGCGGCCGGTTCCTGTCCGTCCTGGCCGCCTGCGCCGCCGGGGGCGCAGGGCCCGGCGACCTGGTGCGGGCGCCGTTCCGGCTGGCGCGGCTGTTCCTGGTGGAGGACCGCGCCGGGCTGGTGCTGGTCGTCGCGGCCGCCGCCGCGCTCCGCGCCGCGGCGCCGCGCGCCCTGGCCGGCTGGCGCGCGCCCGCCGCGGGCGGGCTCCTGCTGGCCGCGCTCTGGGTGGCGTTCGCGGGGCTGGGCGTGCTCGCGGTGCTCGCCTCGCCCGGCACCGGCGTGAACCACCTGCTCGAGCTGGAGGCGGCGGGGGCGTCGGCGCTCGCGGCCGCCGCGGCGACCCGCGCCCGGGCACGCCCGTGGCCCTGGCCCGGGCTCGGCGCCCCGGCGGCGGCGGTGGCCGGGGCGCTGCTCGCCGGCGTCACCTGGCGCGCCGACACGGCGAGCTCGCGCCTCGCCGAGCTGCGCGCGGTCGTCTCCGCCCTGCCGCCCGGGCCCGTCCTCTCCGAGGACCCGCTCGTCCCCCTGCTCGCGGGCGAGCGCCCGCTGCTGCTCGATGCCTGGATGCTGCGGCTGGCGGGGGCGCACGACCCCGCGCTGGCGCGCCCGCTGCTCGAGGTGCTCCGCGCCGGCGCCGTCCCGGCGGTGGTCCTGCTGCAGGATCTCGCAGGCCCGGAGGCGGACGGCTGGTACACGGCCGGCAACCTCGGCGCCGCCCCGATCGCGGAGATCCGCGGTGCGTACCGGCGGGCGCTCTGGATCGGTCGGTACCACGTGTACCAGCCGCTCGCGCCCGCCCCGCGCGTCCCGGGCGAAGGCGACCGCGTGGTGCTGGCCGGGCCGGTGGCGGCGCCGCTGCCGCCCGCCGCGCTGCCGGCCGTGCCCGCCGACGTCCGCGCGCCGGCGGTGGTGCCGCCGCCCGCCGGGAGCCCCGCACGCCGTGCCGCGCGCCGCCCGGCGCCGCCCCCGGCGCCATCGCGGGGCGGCGAGGCGCGCGGGCCGGCGATGTGACGCGAGGACGGCGTCCCTTCGGCGCGGGACCCGTCGCCTCCGGGTCGATTGGCCGGTCGGCGCCCTCGCGCTAGAGTCTCCGGCCCATGCGCAAGATCGCTCAGGAATCCTCCACCCCGGCGCCCGGCGCGGCGGGCGCGCCGCACCGCGAGCTGACCGTCCGCGCCGTGGGAGTCGCCATCGTGGTGGCCGCCATCATGGGCGCGGCCGAGCCGACGGTGGTGCTCCGCATCGGCTACGGCCCGAACATCTCGGTGGTGAGCGCGTTCCTCGGCTTCATCGTGCTCTCGCTGCTCGGCGTCTTCACCCGCGTGCGCGCCACGCGCTGGGAGACGAACCTGGTGCAGACCGCCGGCACCGCCGCCGGCTCGGGCGTGGGCTTCATGTCGGTGGTGCTCGCGGCCATCGACATGCTGAACCAGCGCGGCCTGCTCGACCTGCACCTCAGCCCGCTGCAGATCTTCGCGTGGCTCGCGCCGTCCGGCCTGCTCGGCGTGCTGCTCGCGGTGCCGCTGCGCAAGCACTACATCGACCAGGAGAACCTCACCTTCGCCGACGGCACCGCCGCCGGCGAGACGCTGCTCGTGCTCGACCAGGGGCGCAAGCAGGCGGGGCCGCGCGTGGCGGCGCTCGGGATCGGCGGCGCCATCTCGGCCGGCTTCGTGGCGCTGCGCCAGGGCCTGGGCTGGATCCCGGAGACGATCGCGTTCCGCTTCCTCACCCCGCACGCCGAGGCGCTCCGCGTCGGCTCGGAGCTGGGCGTGCTCTCGCTCGGCGCCGGCCTCCTCATCGGCCTGCGGGTCACGCTCTCGATGGGCCTCGGCCTCGTCCTCGCCTGGCTGGTCGCACCCGAGCCGCTGTTCCGGGCCGGGCTGGTGCCGGAGCTCACCTTCAACGCCGTGCTGCAGCGCTGGATCATGTGGCCGGCCACCGGGCTGATGGTGGCCGGCGGCCTCGCCGCGCTGGTGCTGAAGTGGAAGGTGATCGCGAAGACGTTCCGCGGGATGTCGGCCAAGGGCGCCGGCGACGGCGGCGACTTCCCCATGCGCTGGGTGGTGTGGGGCGCGATCGCCTGCACGGTGGCGCTGGTGGTGGTGCAGAAGATCTCGCTCGGCTTCCCCATCTGGCTGTCGCTCGTGTCGGTGGGGCTCTCGCTCATCCTGATGCTGGTCGGCATCCGCGTGCTGGGCGAGACGAACTGGGCGCCCATCAGCGCCATGGCGAACGTGATGCAGGCGGTGTTCGCGGTGCTCGCGCCGGGCCACGTGCCCATCAACATGGTGGGCTCCGGGATGAGCGGCTCGGTGGCCGCGAACGGCGAGCACCTGATGCAGGACTACCGGGCCGGCAAGATCGTCGGCTCCACCAACCGGAACCTCACCATCCTGCAGCTCGTCGGCGTGCCGGTGGGCGCGCTGGCGGTCGCGGTCGCCTACCCGGCGGTGCGGGCCAAGTACGGCGTGGGCGGCGAGGGCGGCCTCACCTCGCCGATCAGCGTGAAGTGGGCCGGGTTCGCCGAGCTCCTCTCGCAGGGCTTCGGAGCGCTCGCGCCGAGCGCCGTCGCCGCGCTCGGCATCGCGCTGGTGCTGGGCGTGGTCCTCACCGTGCTCGAGTCGAACCCGCGCTTCGGCCGGTTCGTGCCCTCCCCCACCGCGGTCGGCCTCGGGATGCTCATCCCCGGCTTCGCCATCTTCCCCATGGTGGTGGGCGGCCTCATCCAGGATCTCTGGAAGCGGCTCTCGCCGCGGACCGAGGGGATCTACAACACCCCGCTCGCGTCCGGCTTCATCACCGGGGAGGCGCTGGTGCTGCTGGTGCTGGCGCTCCTGGCGCTGTGATGGCCGGCCCTGCGAAGCGGATGCGGCGCGCCGACCTCGAGCGCGAGCGCTCCCGGGCCCGCGGCGCGCGGCGGCTCCTCCCGTGGGCGGTCGCCAGCGCGATCGCGGCCGGCCTGCTGGTGGGCACGGCCGGCGCCGGCTGGCGCGGCGGCCTGGCGATCGCGGCGGTGGGGCTGCTGTTCGCCGCGTTCGCGGCGGCGGCCTCCGTCGCGCGCTGCCCCTCGTGCGGGGCGCCGCTCGGGAAGGCGCTCGGGAAGGAAGACGATCGGCCGGCCCCGGGGGGACGTCCGGGACCGGCCGATCCGTTGCGGGAGCAGCACTGCGCGCGCTGCGGGGCCCGGTTCGACTGAGCCCCGCGAGGCGAGGGAACTACGGCACGAACTCGACGTGCGGGGTCATCTGGCGAGCCAACGGCGACTCGGTGAGCAGGCGAAGCGCCCGTTCGAGCTTCTTGTCGCCGATACCGGGGACCGCCTCGTACGCGGCGGAGATGAGGTCTCCGAGCGTGGTGACCATGC encodes:
- a CDS encoding lipopolysaccharide biosynthesis protein, which encodes MPDSILARARPLMAARLAGAALTFAVPLVLARVLVPASYGTFKQAWLLSQTLALVLPLGLTQSLYYFVPRDPARRDRYVAQTAWALLAVGAASAVLLLLARPWVAAHFENPELTRNLPWVAAFTAFTVAGAPLDVAWNATGRIGAAALARVATEGGRGAAMVAGALLWRSVEGVFAGIALATAARAALSLWLLARRHGLRGDLALLRRQVAYALPFGLAFVLIVPQQQWHQYAVAAAVSAAAFAVYSVGTFQLPVVDVLYTPVSELLQIGLAEHEGAGRPPRAGLALFHEAVLQLSFAFVPLAGLLAVAAPVLVPFLFSPRYAAAVPIFRLATGSVLLAALPLDGVMRARAQNRFMLALSAGKLGATAALVAGGLALLGPIGALAGWTAAEAAARAAMLVRTAQLFEAPLRQALPVRALARQAAATAVAAPAAWVALNALAAPPFFRLAACGLAFAAAYLGVSWAFGWLPAGWVSLFRARRAGRTPAAPPESA
- a CDS encoding OPT/YSL family transporter, whose amino-acid sequence is MRKIAQESSTPAPGAAGAPHRELTVRAVGVAIVVAAIMGAAEPTVVLRIGYGPNISVVSAFLGFIVLSLLGVFTRVRATRWETNLVQTAGTAAGSGVGFMSVVLAAIDMLNQRGLLDLHLSPLQIFAWLAPSGLLGVLLAVPLRKHYIDQENLTFADGTAAGETLLVLDQGRKQAGPRVAALGIGGAISAGFVALRQGLGWIPETIAFRFLTPHAEALRVGSELGVLSLGAGLLIGLRVTLSMGLGLVLAWLVAPEPLFRAGLVPELTFNAVLQRWIMWPATGLMVAGGLAALVLKWKVIAKTFRGMSAKGAGDGGDFPMRWVVWGAIACTVALVVVQKISLGFPIWLSLVSVGLSLILMLVGIRVLGETNWAPISAMANVMQAVFAVLAPGHVPINMVGSGMSGSVAANGEHLMQDYRAGKIVGSTNRNLTILQLVGVPVGALAVAVAYPAVRAKYGVGGEGGLTSPISVKWAGFAELLSQGFGALAPSAVAALGIALVLGVVLTVLESNPRFGRFVPSPTAVGLGMLIPGFAIFPMVVGGLIQDLWKRLSPRTEGIYNTPLASGFITGEALVLLVLALLAL
- a CDS encoding phosphatase PAP2 family protein; its protein translation is MIALAAALALALAPGAAAAEEPGPFLGEGTRWADLPVVRRVLLDVVAIPADAPRWSAPDAAGLAVALGAGLALMWPAHPSADVRLDRWITRELNPHLPLVWNDVVQPALWGGIAVGGLGTWWLATARGDAHLAQGCSLMAEALTVAQAYHVSVKLLVGREGPHDGAGEGRVLGPRASLRLYPSGTPSGHAATLYSLLSAGTAYFEPPLAAQLGLHALAGGLVAFHVIDHRHFLSDSLLGSVLGWSVGRWVVLHRRSDPDAPPSRGGSSLALVPLPLPSGAGLALAGTL